In Microbulbifer sp. GL-2, the following are encoded in one genomic region:
- a CDS encoding MBL fold metallo-hydrolase codes for MSVIDSFDYKDLDAQRVGRFDFGINTTFIVYRLKDTIVDAGPSNQWKYVKWFVKNKPFKQLLITHHHEDHSGNAGAIYKLTGIQPRAPKATIEILKRGFRIPPMQRLIWGAAGLAEAAELPQDLRIAGEQVIPIPAPGHAKDMTCYLMQDRGWIFTADLYVASHLKLLRKDESIPVLMQSIRKVLEYDFDLILCPHRGLVENGKKRLQDKYDYLLQLSSAAQELSRQGLPLKEITRKLLGREGLMGILSGYNFSKRNLIASCMSFDVSKHS; via the coding sequence GTGTCGGTTATTGATTCTTTTGACTACAAAGACCTGGATGCCCAAAGGGTTGGCAGGTTTGACTTTGGAATTAATACCACTTTTATTGTCTATCGCCTGAAAGACACTATTGTTGATGCTGGCCCAAGCAATCAGTGGAAATATGTCAAATGGTTTGTAAAGAACAAACCATTCAAACAGTTGTTGATAACACATCACCATGAAGACCACAGTGGTAATGCTGGCGCTATCTACAAGCTTACTGGTATACAGCCACGAGCGCCAAAAGCCACTATTGAAATACTGAAGCGTGGCTTTCGTATCCCACCGATGCAAAGGCTAATATGGGGTGCTGCGGGACTGGCTGAGGCTGCCGAGTTACCTCAGGATCTGCGTATCGCTGGTGAACAAGTCATTCCTATTCCGGCGCCAGGACATGCCAAGGACATGACCTGCTACCTGATGCAGGATCGTGGTTGGATATTTACCGCCGATCTCTATGTTGCCAGCCACCTTAAACTGCTGCGAAAAGATGAAAGTATTCCAGTATTGATGCAGAGTATTCGCAAGGTACTGGAGTATGACTTTGATTTGATATTGTGCCCGCACCGAGGGTTGGTTGAAAATGGAAAGAAGCGGTTGCAAGATAAATATGACTACTTGTTGCAATTATCGAGTGCAGCTCAAGAGTTGAGTCGACAGGGGCTTCCTCTTAAAGAAATTACTCGGAAGCTTCTCGGTAGGGAAGGCTTAATGGGGATTCTATCGGGGTATAATTTCAGTAAACGAAACCTTATAGCTTCCTGCATGTCATTCGATGTATCCAAGCACTCCTAA
- a CDS encoding protein disulfide oxidoreductase: MRNHWFRLAGKFSIFILLAILVTTAVAYYQQRDIPKEQAPPLKGRTLHGNLLDLQQMTAQGPVLIYFWASWCPYCRIVSPKISELAREHQVIGVAMQSGSEEVVEEYMQRYNLKFPTINDPGGATSALWGVRVTPTMVIVGSDGKIAWVTSGTTSKLGLKLRLELTE, translated from the coding sequence GTGCGAAATCATTGGTTTCGGCTGGCGGGAAAGTTTTCAATTTTTATCTTGCTGGCGATTCTGGTGACAACAGCTGTCGCTTATTATCAGCAGCGGGATATACCCAAAGAGCAAGCGCCGCCCCTAAAAGGTCGGACACTCCACGGTAACCTTCTGGATTTACAGCAGATGACAGCCCAGGGGCCGGTACTTATCTATTTCTGGGCATCCTGGTGTCCCTACTGTCGCATCGTTTCCCCGAAAATTTCCGAATTGGCCCGTGAGCACCAGGTTATTGGTGTTGCCATGCAGTCGGGGTCGGAGGAGGTTGTGGAAGAGTATATGCAGCGCTACAACCTGAAGTTTCCCACCATTAATGATCCTGGGGGCGCAACCAGTGCGCTTTGGGGGGTGAGGGTTACACCGACTATGGTTATTGTTGGGAGTGATGGAAAGATCGCCTGGGTTACCAGTGGAACCACATCCAAACTCGGACTGAAGCTTCGTCTGGAGTTGACTGAGTAG
- a CDS encoding thioredoxin family protein, whose product MNVNFRTRGLAVMGCLFILSLLSSIVSAAAVPGEKAPDFSVIDAQGDKSSLTDFTGQWLVIEWFNKDCPYVKKHYGSGNMQSLQKKYTDQGVKWLTVISSAEGKQGYLAPDRALKVAKSHNLNASRPFLLDTGGDMGRAYGAKTTPHMFVINPQGTVVYAGAIDDNDSASPAVIASSHNYVSAALDASLKGEAISRASSRAYGCSVKY is encoded by the coding sequence ATGAATGTAAATTTTCGTACTCGCGGTCTTGCGGTGATGGGGTGCCTATTTATTTTGTCTCTGCTTTCTTCCATTGTTTCGGCGGCAGCAGTTCCCGGCGAAAAGGCTCCGGATTTCTCCGTCATAGATGCGCAGGGGGATAAAAGTTCACTGACGGATTTTACGGGACAGTGGTTGGTGATTGAATGGTTCAATAAGGACTGTCCCTACGTAAAAAAACACTATGGGAGTGGCAATATGCAGTCCCTGCAGAAGAAATATACTGACCAAGGCGTCAAATGGTTGACGGTTATCTCCTCTGCGGAAGGCAAGCAGGGATATCTCGCGCCGGACAGAGCGCTCAAAGTAGCCAAATCCCACAATTTAAACGCCAGTAGGCCTTTCCTGCTCGACACTGGTGGCGATATGGGCCGTGCGTATGGCGCAAAGACAACACCACATATGTTTGTTATTAATCCACAGGGGACAGTAGTCTACGCAGGAGCAATTGATGATAACGACTCAGCCAGCCCGGCAGTGATTGCCAGCTCCCACAACTATGTCTCTGCTGCCTTAGATGCATCCCTGAAAGGTGAAGCTATCTCGCGTGCATCATCCAGGGCCTATGGTTGCAGTGTGAAGTATTAA
- a CDS encoding protein-disulfide reductase DsbD gives MGVAQTVAQESTSGEHVTVRWLAPASFTAQASEKLGFYFEVDPGWHVYWRNPGDSGAAPRFRIKPDGARVGPIEWPFPVRLKIEHLTNLGYAGNVAYLFDITPKQGTKVVSLTVELEWLVCKIECIPGFGTMTLSRPIADTAPWLPADLALRDYFAEKIPLPGVQSPWLPVSLSAQGEERIHLLLQMAGTAKPPEVFPLNGDLFTGAKPKLQREGGTLDYIFERLPGAALSETAGFVLSDGSRAWQLDRVAFGAAMPEAPQRPLWLLILAALAGGIILNLMPCVFPVLSIKLLGLVREGHSDSGRLREGLLYAAGVLTTFAVLGVLLLVLRAWGAAIGWGFQLQSAPVVMGLILLFWLMALSFSGVFEFGHRLVNLAGVSRGGTFATGVLAVFVAAPCTGPFMGVALGTAAILPAVEAILIFLGLGVGLAAPFVLLCASPVLLNRLPKPGPWMEKLRQFLAFPLYATVIWLLWVLGRMLGEGGWLIGALLLLAITFVLWLGYNFSRFGRICAWVLLLIFLVTGYLALNRGNGEASGDIVSWQEYDRLLLEQALEVGRPVFIDYTAAWCITCQVNKKLVLDTSEVQQLFQMNKVLLLRADWTRQDPEITESLAALGRNSVPVYAWYPAGSKEPQLLPQILQESMITDLFNGNKN, from the coding sequence ATGGGTGTAGCTCAGACCGTGGCTCAGGAAAGCACTTCTGGGGAGCATGTCACCGTCCGTTGGTTAGCGCCAGCAAGTTTTACGGCGCAAGCCAGCGAAAAACTTGGCTTCTATTTCGAAGTGGATCCCGGCTGGCATGTGTATTGGCGTAATCCGGGAGACTCGGGTGCAGCACCACGTTTCAGAATAAAGCCAGATGGGGCCAGGGTAGGGCCCATCGAATGGCCATTTCCTGTTCGTCTGAAGATTGAGCATTTAACCAACCTCGGGTATGCGGGCAATGTTGCCTATCTCTTCGATATAACTCCAAAGCAGGGAACAAAGGTGGTTTCCCTCACTGTGGAGCTGGAATGGTTGGTGTGTAAGATTGAGTGCATCCCTGGTTTTGGCACTATGACATTGTCTCGCCCAATAGCTGATACGGCGCCTTGGCTACCGGCAGACCTGGCTCTGAGGGATTACTTCGCTGAAAAAATTCCTCTGCCGGGCGTCCAAAGTCCCTGGCTACCGGTCTCTCTCTCGGCACAGGGAGAGGAGCGGATACACCTTTTGCTGCAAATGGCGGGGACAGCTAAACCACCCGAGGTCTTCCCCCTCAATGGCGATCTGTTTACGGGTGCCAAGCCGAAACTACAGCGGGAAGGCGGGACCCTGGATTATATCTTTGAGCGCCTGCCCGGTGCCGCGCTAAGTGAAACAGCCGGTTTTGTCTTAAGTGATGGTAGCCGTGCCTGGCAGTTGGATAGGGTTGCTTTTGGCGCGGCTATGCCTGAGGCACCGCAGCGCCCCTTGTGGTTGTTAATCCTGGCCGCCCTGGCGGGTGGGATTATTTTGAACCTGATGCCCTGTGTGTTTCCCGTACTGTCTATCAAGTTGTTGGGCTTGGTCAGGGAGGGACATAGTGACAGTGGAAGGCTGCGTGAAGGACTCCTGTATGCTGCTGGAGTCCTTACAACTTTTGCGGTGCTGGGAGTCCTGCTTTTGGTGCTTCGAGCCTGGGGGGCGGCTATTGGCTGGGGATTTCAGCTACAGTCTGCCCCTGTGGTAATGGGTTTAATTTTATTGTTTTGGTTAATGGCCCTGTCTTTCAGTGGTGTGTTCGAGTTTGGACATCGACTGGTGAACCTTGCAGGAGTCAGCCGTGGAGGCACCTTCGCCACAGGTGTGTTGGCGGTGTTTGTAGCTGCGCCATGTACAGGGCCCTTTATGGGAGTTGCATTGGGCACTGCGGCGATACTACCAGCCGTTGAGGCAATATTAATTTTTCTGGGTCTCGGAGTAGGGCTTGCGGCTCCATTTGTTTTGCTCTGTGCCAGCCCCGTACTTTTGAATCGGTTGCCGAAGCCGGGTCCCTGGATGGAAAAGCTGCGTCAGTTCCTGGCTTTTCCCCTCTACGCCACTGTAATCTGGCTGCTATGGGTACTGGGGCGGATGCTCGGCGAGGGTGGTTGGCTAATCGGTGCTTTATTGTTATTGGCGATCACTTTTGTCCTATGGCTCGGATACAATTTTTCCCGCTTTGGTCGTATCTGTGCATGGGTGCTGCTATTGATCTTTTTGGTGACTGGCTACTTGGCTTTGAATCGGGGGAATGGAGAAGCGTCAGGGGATATTGTCAGCTGGCAGGAGTATGACCGGTTGCTGTTAGAGCAGGCTCTGGAAGTGGGGCGTCCAGTATTCATTGACTACACTGCGGCATGGTGTATTACCTGCCAAGTAAATAAAAAACTGGTATTGGATACATCTGAAGTGCAGCAGTTATTTCAAATGAATAAGGTTTTACTACTGCGTGCGGATTGGACCAGACAGGACCCGGAAATTACTGAAAGCCTGGCTGCTTTGGGGCGTAATTCAGTGCCAGTATATGCCTGGTATCCAGCAGGCTCGAAAGAGCCACAACTTCTACCTCAGATACTGCAGGAATCTATGATCACCGATTTATTTAATGGCAATAAAAACTGA
- a CDS encoding alpha/beta fold hydrolase has translation MDKTEWESGMQILQMKDGRKLAYDVYGDPNGIPVIFNHGFSDSRLIRNPDNTLTASLGVRVIAADQPGVGGSSPFRGRKMVDWGNDMEALANFLQIDQFSVVGHSGAALMPSLLPTDFQKELPKSPWPLQ, from the coding sequence ATGGACAAGACCGAGTGGGAATCTGGCATGCAGATACTGCAAATGAAAGATGGTCGCAAGCTTGCCTACGATGTTTACGGCGATCCCAACGGTATTCCGGTAATTTTTAATCATGGCTTCTCCGACTCCAGATTAATTCGCAACCCCGATAACACCCTGACAGCCTCCCTGGGAGTTCGAGTGATCGCCGCTGACCAGCCAGGGGTTGGTGGTTCCTCTCCTTTTAGAGGTCGCAAGATGGTGGACTGGGGAAATGATATGGAAGCACTGGCCAACTTTCTCCAGATAGATCAGTTTTCTGTAGTCGGGCATTCGGGGGCGGCCCTCATGCCCTCTCTATTGCCTACCGACTTCCAGAAAGAGTTACCAAAATCTCCCTGGCCTCTCCAGTAG
- a CDS encoding alpha/beta fold hydrolase: MALWDWGFELENIKTPVKIFYGDADEIIDIKMPKKLHDKLPNSSIHTWPGVGHYGFVRRDCWAELLKACI; the protein is encoded by the coding sequence ATGGCACTTTGGGACTGGGGCTTTGAGCTGGAAAATATTAAAACCCCCGTAAAGATTTTTTACGGTGACGCTGATGAGATCATTGACATTAAAATGCCAAAAAAATTGCACGATAAATTACCAAACAGCAGCATACATACCTGGCCCGGAGTAGGCCACTATGGATTCGTGCGCAGGGACTGCTGGGCAGAGCTATTAAAAGCCTGCATTTAA
- a CDS encoding glycosyltransferase family 1 protein, translated as MKILIATDTYPQQLNGVSRVLDKTYRELKKRGHEVRILSADDCTAFPWPGYQEVKIAVFPGRRVARIVDDFSPDAIHIMTEGPVGWAVRGYCKQRGLRFTTSWLSRLSEYVSIRYKIPVSWLHNLLLRFHQSAAQTMVTTDGMASEAKIMGITRVCYWRRGVELEKFRPVQTTIFEDLPRPIMLNVGRVAIEKSLDRFLSIDLPGTKVIVGDGPQLNALKRKFPAAVYLGVREGEKLTECYSGADVFVFPSLTDTFGLVNLEALACGLPVAAYPVTGPKDIIGNAPVGVLHEDLKVAIKRALLLNGEDCIAHARTFTWDVATEDFISSLVPARMEQPAAVEF; from the coding sequence ATGAAGATATTAATTGCCACGGATACCTATCCGCAGCAGCTCAATGGTGTTTCCCGCGTCCTTGATAAGACCTACAGGGAGCTTAAGAAACGTGGGCATGAAGTTAGAATTTTATCTGCGGATGATTGTACTGCATTTCCATGGCCAGGATACCAGGAAGTGAAAATAGCGGTTTTTCCTGGGCGGCGAGTTGCCAGAATTGTGGATGATTTTTCTCCAGACGCAATTCATATAATGACAGAGGGGCCAGTAGGTTGGGCGGTGCGTGGTTACTGCAAACAGAGGGGGTTAAGGTTCACAACCTCTTGGCTTTCCAGACTTTCAGAGTATGTTTCTATTCGATATAAAATACCTGTGAGCTGGCTGCATAACCTGTTGCTTCGATTTCACCAGTCGGCTGCACAGACAATGGTAACCACAGATGGTATGGCTAGTGAAGCAAAAATTATGGGGATTACTCGTGTTTGCTACTGGCGTAGAGGCGTTGAGTTGGAAAAATTCAGGCCTGTTCAGACAACTATTTTTGAGGACCTTCCCAGGCCAATTATGCTGAATGTAGGGCGCGTAGCCATAGAGAAATCACTCGATAGATTTTTATCCATTGACTTGCCGGGGACCAAGGTGATTGTTGGTGACGGTCCCCAATTAAATGCATTAAAAAGAAAGTTTCCCGCAGCTGTTTATCTTGGCGTGCGTGAAGGTGAGAAACTGACGGAATGTTATAGCGGTGCGGATGTTTTTGTGTTCCCTTCTTTAACAGATACCTTTGGTCTGGTGAATCTGGAAGCGCTGGCTTGTGGTTTACCTGTTGCCGCTTATCCGGTCACTGGGCCAAAAGATATTATTGGCAATGCCCCTGTTGGCGTCTTGCATGAAGATCTTAAAGTGGCCATCAAGCGAGCACTGTTACTCAATGGGGAAGACTGTATTGCTCATGCCAGAACGTTTACTTGGGACGTGGCTACAGAGGACTTTATTTCCAGTCTGGTGCCGGCCAGGATGGAGCAACCGGCTGCTGTTGAGTTTTAG
- a CDS encoding di-heme oxidoredictase family protein: protein MFVSTPVLADFGSKHDKNRVPKNARKPLRKPRQQPYDFSEIFNTVRILEAGAVEVHLGGHINQAELEAMDPLEAYIQAFEEGDELFEINYNALDGVGVNVGNGKRFTSFPRPDLRGPMAWANILPHRATGPNGDSCISCHNVPVADGGGGVNDNVIRMDPERKQKGFIERQSPHLFGMGAVQLVAEEMTTELHTLRDEAVIESCDSEQDSTVEMVAKGVSFGQVQVSCEEVNYDNLVGIDTDLVVRPFEWKGLTGFVRAFVRGAAHQELGMQATELVGDADSDFDSVNNELSVGDITALAIYNAAQPRPVTKIELNSVINTLSEEEQDTYGLPLSESDISSIQNGEEIFNSIDCASCHSPEMEVASPVFYEPSKHASFRDETYPAGDIAGLPAKSLQFNLLTDILDNPQELASGQTLGQFEESENGGAIIRMYGDLKRHDMGRAMAEEFDEGNVGASVFLTENLWGVGSTAPYLHDGRATTMTEAILYHGGEAESSKALFNDLSDAEKANLLSFLDNLVLYLAPE from the coding sequence ATGTTTGTATCAACTCCGGTTCTTGCAGACTTCGGTTCCAAGCACGATAAAAATCGAGTACCTAAAAATGCAAGAAAACCCCTTAGAAAACCCAGGCAACAACCCTACGACTTCAGTGAAATTTTTAATACGGTTCGAATTCTTGAGGCCGGTGCTGTAGAGGTACATCTTGGGGGGCATATTAACCAGGCCGAGCTTGAAGCTATGGACCCTCTGGAAGCCTATATACAAGCTTTTGAAGAAGGGGACGAGCTATTCGAAATAAATTACAACGCACTGGATGGAGTGGGAGTCAACGTGGGCAATGGCAAGCGCTTTACCAGCTTTCCACGACCAGATTTAAGAGGCCCGATGGCTTGGGCAAACATCCTGCCACACAGGGCCACCGGCCCCAATGGCGACTCCTGTATCAGCTGCCACAATGTTCCCGTCGCCGACGGTGGCGGCGGTGTAAATGACAATGTAATTCGCATGGACCCGGAACGTAAGCAAAAGGGCTTTATCGAACGCCAGTCACCGCACTTGTTTGGAATGGGTGCGGTACAGCTGGTAGCCGAGGAAATGACAACCGAGCTACACACATTACGAGATGAGGCTGTCATTGAAAGTTGTGACTCAGAGCAGGACAGCACTGTAGAGATGGTGGCCAAGGGAGTCAGTTTTGGCCAGGTTCAGGTGTCCTGTGAGGAAGTTAATTACGATAATCTGGTCGGCATAGATACAGACCTGGTTGTTCGTCCATTTGAGTGGAAAGGATTGACAGGCTTTGTTCGCGCCTTTGTTCGTGGAGCCGCTCACCAAGAATTGGGAATGCAGGCCACTGAGCTGGTTGGCGATGCAGACAGTGACTTTGATTCTGTGAATAATGAACTCAGTGTGGGAGATATCACCGCACTGGCAATCTACAATGCAGCCCAACCCCGCCCTGTTACTAAGATAGAGCTGAATAGTGTGATCAACACACTCAGTGAGGAGGAACAGGACACCTATGGCCTCCCTCTCAGTGAATCCGATATCTCCAGCATTCAAAATGGCGAAGAGATCTTCAACTCTATCGATTGTGCCTCCTGCCACAGCCCGGAAATGGAAGTGGCCTCCCCGGTATTTTATGAGCCGTCTAAGCATGCAAGCTTCCGTGATGAGACTTACCCAGCCGGAGATATTGCTGGGCTACCCGCAAAATCCCTGCAGTTCAACCTGTTAACCGATATCCTCGACAATCCCCAGGAGCTAGCATCAGGCCAGACTCTGGGCCAGTTTGAGGAGTCTGAAAACGGCGGCGCTATTATTCGCATGTATGGTGACCTCAAACGCCACGATATGGGCAGAGCCATGGCGGAGGAGTTCGACGAAGGCAATGTGGGGGCTTCGGTGTTCCTGACGGAAAATCTCTGGGGAGTTGGCTCCACCGCACCTTACTTGCACGATGGACGAGCCACAACCATGACCGAAGCCATTCTCTATCACGGCGGCGAAGCGGAATCCAGCAAAGCGCTGTTTAATGACCTGAGCGATGCGGAAAAAGCCAACCTGCTGAGCTTCCTTGATAACCTGGTGCTCTACCTAGCACCCGAATAG
- a CDS encoding GFA family protein, producing MKLKGSCHCQSIQFSLNSSQPYPFNRCYCSICRKTAGGGGYAINLGGDFNSMQVEGEEFLSIYQAMVGGAKRGEITESPAQRHFCSRCGSALWLWDPRWPELVHPFASAIDTELPVPPQRTHMMLKYTKLWIEPDIREGDEVYDVYPEESLLQWHERHNLDV from the coding sequence GTGAAACTTAAAGGTTCTTGCCATTGCCAGTCGATACAATTTAGCTTGAATTCTAGCCAACCCTATCCATTTAATCGCTGCTATTGCTCTATATGTCGAAAGACTGCTGGAGGAGGGGGCTATGCCATCAATTTGGGGGGAGATTTTAATTCAATGCAGGTAGAGGGGGAGGAATTTCTATCGATTTATCAAGCCATGGTAGGGGGCGCCAAGCGAGGAGAAATTACTGAAAGTCCTGCGCAACGCCATTTTTGTTCCCGGTGTGGCAGTGCACTTTGGCTTTGGGACCCGCGCTGGCCTGAGCTTGTACACCCTTTTGCCTCGGCTATAGATACCGAGCTGCCTGTTCCCCCTCAGCGCACTCACATGATGCTGAAGTATACGAAACTATGGATTGAGCCAGATATCCGTGAGGGTGATGAGGTCTATGATGTTTATCCTGAAGAATCCCTGCTGCAATGGCATGAACGCCATAATCTGGATGTGTAG
- a CDS encoding trans-aconitate 2-methyltransferase: MDKPVRHDKWLAQEYVKASIMQWRQAMEAIQRCNYQDASMILDVGCGDGKITRYLAERLNNGRIIGVDLTKDMIQFARKVHTGLPNLSFEQMSADEIQLEEQFDFIFSFSCLHWVADQQKVWDGFYKHLKEGGKVVAGFQVDHENFWGTVSEFQNSAQWHNHFVNFVDPYNHYSLNDMKNYIENPGFYISRIDEIYHVENFETPNKLSSFFLSWVPQFRHLENPLREQFAQQVMDKYYKKIDFRMQKRAGVRIKRFIIEAEK; the protein is encoded by the coding sequence ATGGATAAGCCGGTCAGACACGATAAATGGCTTGCTCAAGAATATGTAAAGGCCTCCATCATGCAGTGGCGCCAAGCTATGGAGGCCATTCAGCGCTGTAATTATCAAGATGCATCAATGATTCTCGATGTGGGTTGTGGCGATGGCAAAATCACCCGTTACCTGGCCGAACGTCTCAACAATGGCAGGATTATCGGTGTAGACCTTACCAAAGACATGATTCAATTCGCCCGCAAAGTCCACACTGGCCTCCCTAACCTTTCCTTCGAACAAATGAGCGCCGATGAAATTCAGCTTGAAGAACAGTTTGATTTTATTTTTTCTTTCAGTTGCCTGCACTGGGTAGCGGACCAGCAAAAGGTATGGGATGGCTTCTACAAGCATTTAAAAGAGGGCGGTAAGGTCGTAGCCGGCTTTCAGGTTGACCATGAAAATTTCTGGGGTACCGTTTCCGAATTTCAGAACTCTGCTCAATGGCACAATCATTTCGTAAACTTTGTAGACCCCTACAACCATTACTCTCTGAATGACATGAAAAATTACATTGAAAATCCAGGCTTCTACATTTCAAGGATCGATGAAATTTATCATGTGGAAAATTTCGAGACACCTAACAAGCTATCCTCCTTTTTCCTCTCTTGGGTGCCACAGTTTCGTCACTTGGAAAACCCTCTACGCGAGCAATTTGCACAACAAGTAATGGATAAATATTATAAAAAGATAGACTTCAGGATGCAGAAGCGAGCAGGAGTTAGAATCAAACGCTTTATAATTGAGGCGGAAAAATAA
- a CDS encoding MBL fold metallo-hydrolase, whose amino-acid sequence MSVRESFRYQDLDALRVGRFNMGVNTTFVVYRLKGTVIDTGPSNQWRYVKPFIQSGPINQLLLTHHHEDHSGNAGVIHRLTGVQALAPEQTIGILKKGFRIPPMQKLFWGTAGKAEAAPLPQEISIGKEKVVPLFSPGHAKDMTCYLIQERGWLFSADLYIANYLKFLRIDEHIPTLLKSIKGVLDQQFDVILCPHRGVVEKGWHQLNEKYEFLLNLTGESQELQKKGLSLEEITLRLLGKEGLVSKLTGYNFCKRNLIASCLAVDLYEMPRFQ is encoded by the coding sequence ATGTCTGTACGTGAATCTTTTCGCTACCAGGATCTCGATGCACTGCGTGTTGGCCGCTTTAATATGGGAGTCAATACCACATTTGTTGTCTACAGGCTTAAAGGCACGGTTATCGACACTGGTCCCAGTAACCAGTGGCGTTATGTCAAGCCCTTTATCCAAAGTGGCCCTATCAATCAACTTCTGCTCACCCATCACCATGAAGACCATAGTGGCAATGCTGGGGTTATCCATCGCCTGACTGGCGTTCAGGCTCTGGCACCGGAGCAGACCATCGGGATCCTGAAGAAAGGATTCCGAATTCCTCCTATGCAAAAACTCTTTTGGGGCACTGCGGGAAAGGCTGAGGCGGCACCATTGCCGCAAGAGATTTCTATTGGCAAGGAAAAAGTTGTCCCCCTGTTTAGCCCAGGTCATGCCAAGGATATGACTTGTTATCTAATACAGGAGCGTGGCTGGCTCTTCAGTGCAGATCTATACATTGCTAATTATCTAAAATTCCTTCGGATCGATGAGCATATACCTACTCTATTGAAAAGTATCAAGGGTGTACTTGACCAGCAATTTGACGTAATTCTTTGTCCACATCGTGGAGTAGTAGAGAAGGGCTGGCATCAGCTCAATGAGAAGTATGAATTTCTGCTCAATCTTACTGGTGAATCACAAGAGCTACAAAAAAAGGGGCTTTCACTGGAGGAAATTACTCTGCGCTTATTGGGCAAGGAAGGTTTGGTCAGTAAGCTCACCGGTTATAATTTCTGCAAGAGGAACTTGATTGCTTCCTGTTTGGCTGTTGATCTCTATGAAATGCCTCGCTTCCAGTAA
- a CDS encoding phosphatase PAP2 family protein, producing the protein MKKIFRSAGSALVRLDQNLLKWAYRRSYRKSNLLDILVLTGDAPFWMLSVFFFAAAGEFYNSLALENISILLMFALIISNLLYTPLKRHFKRLRPYADENLQKLLGIQINNRDPGSASKAIESFPSGHVVWTSVSVIVICSQFGWPAVLLLGWLIVAMIFLRPYLGVHYPSDTLAGLALGSAVGVLTIHLSPALINLLKYVKGHNLLIFVYWACIGLFLFFGFKSWKHRI; encoded by the coding sequence ATGAAGAAAATTTTTAGAAGTGCAGGAAGTGCTTTGGTTCGCCTGGATCAGAATTTACTCAAATGGGCCTACCGGCGCAGTTACAGGAAGTCCAACCTTTTGGATATTTTGGTGCTGACAGGGGATGCCCCCTTCTGGATGCTCAGTGTATTCTTTTTTGCTGCTGCGGGAGAGTTTTATAACAGCCTGGCCTTAGAAAACATCTCCATATTGTTAATGTTTGCCTTGATCATCAGCAACCTCCTGTACACTCCTCTAAAACGACATTTTAAAAGATTGCGCCCATATGCTGATGAAAATCTGCAAAAATTACTGGGAATTCAAATTAACAATAGAGATCCAGGGAGTGCCTCTAAAGCAATAGAAAGTTTTCCTTCCGGTCATGTAGTTTGGACATCGGTCAGTGTAATTGTAATTTGCAGCCAATTTGGCTGGCCGGCGGTGCTACTGCTTGGTTGGCTCATTGTTGCCATGATATTTTTACGGCCATATCTGGGAGTTCATTACCCAAGTGATACTCTGGCCGGGCTGGCACTGGGTTCAGCTGTTGGTGTGTTGACGATCCACCTGTCACCTGCCCTGATTAATCTCTTGAAATATGTAAAGGGACACAACCTGCTGATCTTCGTCTATTGGGCCTGTATCGGTTTATTCTTGTTTTTTGGATTTAAATCCTGGAAGCATAGAATCTAG